A region from the Pyrinomonadaceae bacterium genome encodes:
- a CDS encoding energy transducer TonB, which produces MKFCNTCQEEFADRFSFCPVDGTPLTAAPVAAASQTAPAETVSPVETVTAAPAAFAVPANVSAAPSAVAAGNIGEFHLTILEDRGLTSRLAGELGNVAHNYKLTWPEFKRDPFGFVKRSFQGYGKMAGKFFSSRDVVIASLLSVVAMIAMVIGIYFLDKTQTAGPSRKTMMIAAIIGFVGLLGVFATWLSRDRGAAVMGAKPSDSRNVLSGIIAGFALLFLLVGGVFLLDRRQQAAAAAAAEDEVELTQMISDIPNEQPTPDEGTAGMAKGSGGGSKAEKIKAGGGGGGGREQSDPASMGKLPQASLTVPQVVAPNPNPPPIKNPSLPMPATLDADPVLFPPDTRNLAYGDPKSKSTTLSSGPGTGNGIGTGTGGGVGSGSGGGFGPGEGGNTGGGPRREGGGGPGGGGGGTDYNRIFRSSEVSSRARVLSKPEPSYTESARKNQITGTVVLRAVFSSSGSVTNISTIRGLPDGLTERAIAAAKQIKFTPAMKDGHPVSMWMQLEYNFNLY; this is translated from the coding sequence ATGAAATTTTGTAACACTTGCCAGGAAGAATTCGCTGACAGGTTTAGCTTTTGTCCGGTAGACGGCACGCCTTTAACCGCCGCGCCTGTCGCCGCGGCCAGCCAGACTGCGCCGGCTGAAACGGTTTCCCCTGTTGAGACAGTGACGGCGGCGCCGGCGGCTTTCGCCGTTCCGGCGAATGTGTCAGCGGCGCCTTCGGCAGTTGCCGCCGGCAACATCGGCGAATTTCACCTCACCATCCTGGAAGACAGAGGATTGACATCACGGCTCGCCGGCGAGTTAGGGAACGTGGCGCACAACTATAAGTTGACCTGGCCAGAGTTCAAGCGCGATCCGTTTGGCTTTGTGAAGCGTTCGTTCCAGGGTTACGGGAAGATGGCCGGCAAGTTTTTCTCCAGCCGTGACGTGGTGATCGCTTCGCTCCTTTCTGTGGTCGCAATGATTGCCATGGTAATTGGCATCTACTTCCTCGATAAGACTCAAACTGCCGGACCGTCGCGCAAGACGATGATGATTGCCGCAATCATCGGATTTGTTGGACTGCTTGGCGTATTCGCGACCTGGCTGAGCCGCGACCGCGGCGCGGCCGTGATGGGCGCTAAGCCGTCAGACTCGCGCAACGTGCTATCGGGCATTATCGCCGGGTTCGCGCTGTTGTTTCTGCTGGTAGGCGGCGTGTTCTTGCTCGACCGGCGTCAACAAGCGGCTGCGGCGGCCGCTGCTGAAGACGAAGTCGAGCTGACGCAGATGATTTCGGATATACCGAACGAACAGCCCACCCCCGACGAAGGAACCGCCGGCATGGCGAAGGGAAGCGGTGGTGGCAGCAAGGCTGAAAAGATTAAGGCAGGTGGCGGCGGTGGCGGTGGCCGCGAACAGTCGGATCCTGCGTCAATGGGCAAACTGCCCCAGGCGTCTTTGACGGTCCCGCAGGTGGTCGCTCCGAATCCAAATCCTCCACCAATTAAGAATCCATCTTTGCCGATGCCGGCGACGCTCGATGCCGATCCGGTTCTATTTCCGCCCGACACTCGTAATTTGGCCTACGGCGATCCGAAGTCGAAGTCGACTACGCTTTCGTCAGGTCCGGGAACGGGCAATGGGATTGGCACCGGCACCGGTGGCGGTGTGGGATCCGGATCCGGTGGCGGTTTCGGGCCCGGTGAAGGCGGTAACACTGGCGGCGGTCCGCGTCGTGAAGGCGGCGGCGGCCCCGGCGGTGGTGGCGGCGGAACCGACTACAACCGAATCTTCCGCAGCAGCGAAGTGAGCAGCCGCGCCCGCGTGCTGTCAAAACCTGAGCCTTCGTACACGGAATCGGCGCGCAAGAATCAAATCACCGGAACCGTGGTGCTGCGCGCAGTATTCTCGTCGAGCGGCTCGGTCACGAACATCTCCACGATTCGCGGTTTGCCGGATGGCTTAACCGAGCGCGCCATCGCCGCGGCGAAGCAAATCAAGTTCACTCCGGCGATGAAGGACGGGCATCCAGTCTCGATGTGGATGCAGTTGGAATACAACTTCAATCTGTACTAG
- a CDS encoding pyridoxal phosphate-dependent aminotransferase — translation MSAPKFSSGFPVSERVSEMKASSTLAAMQAAEAMRAEGVDVVDLGAGEPDFDTPQNIKDAALEAMRAGQTKYTPTAGTRKLQQAIIDFYQREFSAAYERNEVMATAGGKQAVFNAVVCLINAGDEVLIPKPYWVTFPEIVTFARGKSVFIETEANDFVLTADMVRDAITPKTKLIILNSPSNPSGRIIPPEEFERILEIIAEHDAYAISDECYLRFVYPPNKVFSAASLRPELRRRLCIAGSFSKTYAMTGWRVGYSLANADWTRAMLKVQGHSTSNTTSIAQAAATEAFNGPQESVAEMLSEYTRRREWLLNALNEIPGLRCPRPEGAFYAFPDVRGCLKGELQSSADFMNVLLEKEQTVVTDGAGFGADGFIRISYATSLDRLREGVERIKRVVAGGG, via the coding sequence ATGTCAGCTCCGAAGTTCTCTTCAGGCTTCCCAGTTTCAGAACGCGTCAGTGAGATGAAAGCGTCTTCGACACTGGCGGCGATGCAGGCGGCGGAAGCCATGCGCGCGGAGGGCGTCGATGTAGTCGATCTCGGAGCGGGCGAGCCGGATTTCGACACGCCGCAAAACATTAAAGATGCAGCGCTCGAAGCGATGCGCGCGGGACAAACCAAGTACACGCCGACGGCCGGCACCCGAAAACTTCAGCAGGCAATCATCGACTTCTACCAACGCGAGTTCAGCGCCGCGTACGAACGCAACGAAGTGATGGCGACGGCGGGAGGCAAGCAAGCGGTCTTTAATGCGGTCGTTTGCCTGATCAATGCGGGCGATGAGGTCCTGATTCCGAAGCCTTACTGGGTTACGTTTCCCGAGATCGTCACGTTCGCTCGTGGGAAGTCGGTTTTTATCGAGACGGAAGCAAATGACTTTGTGCTCACGGCTGACATGGTCCGCGACGCCATTACGCCGAAAACAAAGCTGATCATTCTAAACTCACCATCGAACCCTTCCGGTCGCATCATTCCGCCCGAGGAATTCGAGCGCATTCTCGAAATCATCGCCGAGCATGATGCTTACGCCATCTCGGACGAATGCTATCTGCGCTTTGTCTATCCACCGAACAAGGTTTTCAGCGCGGCATCTCTGCGGCCAGAATTGCGCCGCCGGCTCTGCATTGCCGGATCCTTTTCAAAGACTTACGCGATGACCGGGTGGCGCGTCGGCTACTCGCTGGCAAACGCGGACTGGACGCGCGCGATGCTGAAAGTGCAGGGGCATTCAACCAGTAACACAACTTCGATTGCGCAGGCGGCGGCCACCGAAGCTTTCAACGGCCCGCAGGAATCAGTCGCGGAGATGCTCTCTGAATACACGCGCCGCCGCGAGTGGTTGCTGAATGCGCTGAACGAGATTCCCGGGCTCCGTTGTCCGCGTCCGGAAGGCGCGTTCTATGCTTTCCCGGATGTGCGTGGCTGCCTGAAAGGCGAGCTGCAGTCTTCGGCCGATTTCATGAACGTGTTGCTTGAAAAGGAGCAAACTGTGGTTACAGATGGCGCGGGTTTTGGAGCCGATGGATTCATTCGGATTTCTTACGCGACTTCGCTGGATCGTTTGCGTGAAGGTGTTGAGAGGATAAAGCGAGTGGTCGCGGGCGGCGGCTAA
- the coaD gene encoding pantetheine-phosphate adenylyltransferase: protein MKTEVPAFLFTIYDLPSSLMRRAIYPGSFDPVTNGHLDIIQRGCKLFDEIIVAILVNPDKTPFFSVEERSEILAGVLKDIEQGGCNVVVESFEGLLVQYAAERQANAIVRGIRAISDYEYELQMALMNRRLEPSLETVFMMPAEEYSYVSSRLVKEVFHLGGNIDGLVPPLVEERMRAKSKVQSPKSKIGN from the coding sequence ATGAAGACCGAAGTTCCCGCTTTTCTATTTACCATTTACGATTTACCATCTTCGCTCATGCGCCGCGCCATCTATCCCGGCTCGTTCGACCCCGTCACCAACGGTCACCTCGATATCATTCAACGCGGGTGCAAACTTTTCGACGAAATCATCGTTGCCATCCTGGTCAATCCTGACAAGACGCCTTTCTTCTCGGTCGAAGAGCGCAGCGAGATTCTGGCCGGCGTGCTCAAAGACATTGAGCAGGGTGGCTGCAATGTTGTCGTGGAGAGTTTCGAGGGATTACTGGTTCAGTATGCCGCCGAACGCCAGGCCAACGCGATTGTGCGTGGCATTCGCGCGATTTCAGATTATGAATATGAGTTGCAGATGGCTTTGATGAACCGGCGACTCGAGCCGAGTCTCGAGACTGTGTTCATGATGCCGGCTGAGGAGTACTCGTACGTCAGTTCGCGACTCGTCAAGGAAGTTTTTCACCTCGGTGGCAACATTGACGGGCTGGTTCCGCCATTGGTGGAAGAACGTATGCGTGCGAAGTCCAAAGTCCAAAGTCCAAAGTCCAAAATCGGAAACTAA
- the metH gene encoding methionine synthase: MKTFLQTLKERIVVFDGAMGTNLHAQDLTVDDYGGPQFEGCPEHLLISRPDAVENVHAGFLEVGCDVVETDSFGGASIVLAEYQIAHLAYDLNVKAAQLAKRVAADFSTKEKPRWVAGSMGPTTKLPTLGHISFLDMKASYREQARGLLDGGADLLIVETCQDILQTKSALAAIFEEFEASKRRVPVIAQVTIEAFGTMLMGTEIGAALTAIEPFPIDVIGMNCATGPQQMAENVRYLCQNSKFPVSVIPNAGIPENVGGHAVFKESPESLSKDLAHFARDFGVNIVGGCCGTTPAHLKAVVDAVKDLTPLKRDVPRTAASSSIFIQQPYRQDTSFLIIGERVNASGSKKMRDLLNAEDWDGLVSLAREQEREGAHVLDVNVDFVGRDGEKDMHELASRLVTNVKIPLMFDSTEWQKMEAGLQHAGGKSILNSTNYEDGEPRFAKVLDLAKEYGASVVIGTIDEEGMARTAAGKFNIAKRAYEQATEKYGIPADDIFFDPLALPISTGIEEDRRNAAETIDGIRRIKAELPGVFTILGVSNVSFGLNPASRIVLNSVFLHEAVAAGLDSAIVNASKIEPLNRIEERQLKVALDLIYDRREFEGDVCTYDPLTEFTRLFEGVTTKSKKKEARGETVEERLKYHIIDGEKQGLEDNLKLALEQYSALDIINNILLEGMKVVGDLFGSGQMQLPFVLQSAEAMKAAVRFLEPFMERKGGATSKGVMVLATVKGDVHDIGKNLVDIILTNNGYRVINLGIKQTIDTILSAHEEHKADAIGMSGLLVKSTLIMKENLEVMNERDIKVPVVLGGAALTRRYVEDDLKSLYKGTLYYARDAFAGLHTMDKLMNGGVSVPGAVATGSDQAVGLDDGEEEVLIGEEAKLGIRKPTRVRTWGPSGDTTHTTRSHVAADVPIPDPPFLGSRVVDDIPLKDVFTYVNETALFKGQWQFKQGKKSAEEYQAIVAEHVRPVYEELKQRSEQHGLLIPKVVYGYFRCQSSGNDLIIYQDDGRTERTRFTFPRQPAGKHLCLADYFASVDSGRTDVAAFHLVTMGRRASEYSQELFKSDNYAEYLYFHGLSVEGAEALAELWHKQIREQLGIAGKDAQNLNELFRQGYQGSRFSFGYPACPNLEDQTKLFDLLDPSRINVELTEEFQLDPEQSTSAIIIHHPEARYFSIE; encoded by the coding sequence GTGAAAACTTTTCTTCAAACTTTAAAAGAGCGCATCGTCGTCTTTGATGGCGCGATGGGCACCAACCTGCACGCGCAGGACCTGACCGTTGATGATTACGGCGGCCCACAATTCGAAGGCTGTCCGGAACATCTGCTGATCAGCCGTCCTGACGCCGTCGAAAACGTTCACGCGGGATTTCTCGAAGTCGGGTGCGACGTGGTCGAAACAGATTCGTTCGGCGGCGCCTCAATCGTGCTGGCGGAATATCAGATCGCGCATCTGGCTTATGACTTGAACGTGAAGGCTGCCCAACTAGCCAAACGCGTGGCCGCAGATTTCTCGACCAAAGAAAAGCCGCGTTGGGTGGCGGGTTCGATGGGCCCGACGACAAAACTGCCGACCCTCGGTCACATTTCGTTCCTCGACATGAAAGCGTCGTATCGCGAGCAGGCACGCGGACTGCTCGACGGCGGCGCTGACCTCCTGATTGTCGAAACCTGCCAGGACATTTTGCAAACCAAATCGGCGCTGGCGGCGATCTTCGAGGAGTTTGAAGCGTCGAAGCGGCGCGTGCCGGTGATTGCGCAGGTCACCATCGAAGCCTTCGGCACGATGCTGATGGGGACTGAAATCGGCGCGGCGCTCACCGCGATCGAGCCTTTTCCGATTGATGTGATCGGCATGAACTGCGCGACCGGCCCGCAACAGATGGCTGAGAACGTTCGCTATCTTTGTCAGAATTCGAAATTCCCGGTGTCGGTCATTCCCAACGCAGGGATTCCCGAAAACGTGGGCGGCCACGCAGTCTTCAAAGAATCGCCCGAATCGTTATCCAAAGACCTCGCGCACTTCGCCCGCGACTTTGGCGTGAACATTGTCGGCGGCTGTTGCGGGACAACGCCGGCGCACTTGAAGGCGGTTGTTGACGCGGTGAAGGACTTGACGCCGCTAAAACGCGATGTGCCCCGCACCGCCGCCTCGTCGTCAATATTCATCCAGCAGCCCTACCGGCAGGACACTTCGTTTCTCATCATTGGCGAGCGCGTCAACGCCAGCGGTTCGAAGAAGATGCGCGACTTGCTGAATGCGGAAGACTGGGACGGCTTGGTTTCGCTGGCGCGCGAACAGGAACGCGAAGGCGCCCACGTGCTCGACGTGAACGTTGATTTCGTTGGACGCGACGGCGAGAAAGACATGCATGAACTCGCTTCGCGGCTGGTCACGAACGTCAAGATTCCTTTGATGTTTGACTCAACTGAGTGGCAGAAGATGGAAGCAGGGCTGCAACATGCCGGCGGCAAATCAATTCTGAACTCGACTAACTATGAAGACGGCGAGCCGCGCTTTGCCAAAGTTCTGGATCTGGCTAAGGAGTACGGCGCCAGCGTCGTCATCGGCACCATCGACGAAGAAGGAATGGCGCGCACCGCCGCAGGCAAATTCAACATCGCGAAGCGCGCTTACGAACAGGCGACCGAGAAGTACGGAATTCCCGCCGATGACATTTTCTTTGACCCACTTGCGCTGCCGATTTCCACGGGTATCGAAGAAGATCGTCGCAACGCCGCGGAAACGATCGACGGCATTCGCCGGATCAAAGCTGAGCTTCCCGGTGTCTTCACCATTCTTGGCGTCTCAAACGTTTCGTTTGGATTAAACCCGGCCTCGCGCATTGTGCTTAATTCAGTCTTCCTTCATGAAGCGGTGGCTGCGGGTCTGGACTCAGCGATCGTCAACGCCAGCAAGATCGAGCCGCTCAATCGGATTGAAGAACGCCAACTGAAGGTCGCGCTCGATCTGATTTACGACCGGCGCGAATTTGAAGGGGATGTCTGCACCTACGATCCGCTCACCGAGTTCACCAGGCTTTTCGAAGGCGTCACTACGAAATCGAAGAAGAAGGAAGCCCGCGGGGAAACCGTCGAAGAACGCCTGAAGTATCACATTATCGATGGCGAGAAGCAGGGACTGGAAGACAATTTGAAGTTGGCGCTCGAGCAATACTCAGCGCTCGACATCATCAACAACATTCTGCTCGAGGGGATGAAGGTCGTCGGCGATCTCTTCGGCAGCGGTCAGATGCAGCTTCCGTTTGTACTGCAATCGGCCGAAGCGATGAAAGCCGCGGTCCGCTTTCTTGAGCCTTTCATGGAAAGGAAAGGCGGCGCGACTTCGAAAGGCGTGATGGTTTTGGCGACCGTCAAAGGCGACGTGCACGACATCGGCAAAAACCTGGTCGATATTATCCTGACGAACAACGGCTATCGCGTGATCAATTTGGGTATCAAGCAGACGATCGACACGATCCTTAGCGCGCACGAAGAACACAAGGCCGACGCGATTGGCATGAGTGGTCTGCTAGTCAAATCGACGCTCATCATGAAAGAGAACCTTGAGGTGATGAACGAGCGCGACATCAAAGTGCCGGTTGTGCTCGGCGGCGCGGCGCTGACGCGTCGTTATGTCGAAGATGATTTGAAGTCGCTTTACAAGGGCACGCTCTATTACGCGCGCGATGCTTTTGCCGGTCTGCATACGATGGACAAATTGATGAATGGCGGAGTGTCAGTACCGGGAGCGGTAGCGACTGGGTCCGACCAAGCCGTGGGTTTGGATGATGGCGAAGAAGAAGTGTTGATTGGTGAGGAAGCGAAACTCGGCATCCGCAAGCCGACCCGCGTGCGCACCTGGGGGCCGAGCGGGGACACGACCCATACCACGCGCTCCCATGTCGCCGCTGACGTGCCAATCCCCGATCCGCCATTCCTCGGCTCGCGCGTCGTTGATGACATCCCGCTAAAAGATGTCTTCACTTACGTCAACGAGACCGCGCTCTTCAAAGGTCAGTGGCAGTTTAAGCAGGGAAAGAAATCAGCGGAAGAATATCAGGCCATCGTCGCCGAACACGTCAGGCCCGTTTACGAAGAGCTCAAGCAGCGTAGCGAGCAGCACGGCTTGCTGATTCCGAAAGTTGTCTACGGATACTTCCGCTGCCAGTCGTCCGGCAATGACCTGATCATTTATCAGGATGACGGAAGGACGGAACGGACCCGCTTCACGTTCCCGCGACAGCCTGCGGGAAAACATCTCTGTCTCGCGGATTATTTCGCTTCAGTCGATTCCGGCCGCACCGACGTTGCTGCCTTTCACCTGGTGACGATGGGCCGGCGCGCCAGCGAGTACTCGCAAGAGCTTTTTAAGAGCGACAACTATGCGGAGTATCTGTATTTTCACGGGCTGAGTGTCGAGGGCGCCGAAGCTTTAGCAGAACTCTGGCACAAACAGATTCGCGAACAACTCGGGATTGCCGGCAAGGACGCGCAGAATTTGAATGAGTTGTTCCGGCAGGGCTATCAAGGCTCGCGCTTTAGCTTCGGTTATCCGGCGTGTCCCAATCTGGAAGACCAAACGAAGCTTTTCGATTTGCTCGATCCTTCGCGCATTAATGTTGAACTGACCGAAGAGTTCCAACTAGATCCCGAGCAATCGACTTCTGCTATCATCATCCATCATCCGGAAGCGCGATACTTCTCGATCGAATGA
- a CDS encoding lysophospholipid acyltransferase family protein encodes MMSEVQSPKSNVRNPNPSDRAVAEGSDEARADIGHWTSDIGRPLEPTAEELAVLSPFERFAFRVTHRMNLGGWKRFWTWCQTFFGAGWIHISTYNLMRVYGLEHVEAIDQSRPLLLVANHRSFFDMYVVSTTLFRKTPWQKQLFFPVRGRFYYQNPLGMFVNLVMGWWSMYPPFFSAGGNPLPEKRVFDKYSMRRLAQISSEGAGNVIGFHPEGTRNKNDDPYSYLRPQPGVGKLIKDANPQVIPVFIAGLGNHLPKQVLGNWFGGAKIRIHFGERLDLSQFIAMKDHVRTYKAIGEFVMSKIAELGEADRKVMSDE; translated from the coding sequence ATGATGTCTGAGGTCCAAAGTCCAAAGTCCAACGTTCGTAATCCGAACCCATCGGATCGTGCCGTAGCAGAAGGATCGGACGAAGCTAGAGCGGACATTGGACATTGGACGTCGGACATTGGACGACCTCTAGAACCAACTGCCGAAGAACTCGCCGTCCTCTCGCCTTTCGAGCGTTTCGCCTTTCGCGTCACGCATCGCATGAACCTGGGCGGCTGGAAGCGTTTCTGGACTTGGTGCCAGACCTTCTTCGGGGCTGGCTGGATTCATATTTCGACTTACAACCTGATGCGCGTGTACGGGCTTGAACACGTTGAAGCCATCGATCAATCGCGCCCGTTGCTGCTCGTCGCCAACCACCGATCGTTCTTTGACATGTACGTGGTTTCGACGACGCTGTTTCGCAAGACACCCTGGCAAAAGCAGCTTTTCTTTCCCGTGCGCGGCCGTTTTTATTATCAAAATCCGCTCGGCATGTTTGTGAATCTGGTCATGGGTTGGTGGTCGATGTACCCGCCGTTTTTCAGCGCCGGAGGAAACCCACTTCCGGAAAAGCGAGTATTCGACAAGTATTCGATGCGACGGCTCGCCCAGATTAGCAGCGAAGGCGCCGGCAACGTGATTGGTTTTCATCCTGAAGGCACGCGCAACAAGAATGACGATCCGTATTCGTATCTGCGTCCGCAGCCTGGCGTCGGGAAACTAATTAAAGACGCGAACCCGCAGGTGATTCCCGTATTCATCGCCGGCCTCGGGAACCATTTGCCGAAACAGGTTTTGGGAAATTGGTTCGGCGGCGCCAAGATTCGCATTCATTTTGGAGAGCGGCTTGACCTATCGCAGTTCATTGCGATGAAAGATCACGTGCGCACATACAAAGCGATCGGCGAGTTCGTCATGAGTAAGATTGCGGAACTCGGTGAGGCTGATCGGAAAGTGATGAGTGATGAGTGA
- a CDS encoding diacylglycerol kinase family protein, producing MGTSPLVIVNPASADGATEDKWPKIASDLRTHFGSFTVAFTDSAGHARSLAAEAAKQGTKLIIACGGDGTISEVANGIIESNTESQLGILPAGTGSDFRRSIGISNNVAEASRALRNGRAHTIDAVRVTFINDAGERETRYSINVGSFGMSTEVLDRAASGEAKKWVPAFTPRKVTSKLSYAAATVQTTLSASPADVLVEIDEAAERRLRVAEFCVANARYYGGAMKIAPDAKLDDGYFDVITIGDANSFRLLTNAPRLYLGAHLRMSEVTHALAKQVVARPANKEKEVRVELDGEVVGRLPSTFQIVPKALRVRFP from the coding sequence TTGGGAACTTCACCGCTCGTAATCGTCAATCCTGCTTCCGCCGACGGCGCCACGGAAGATAAATGGCCGAAGATTGCCAGCGACCTGCGCACGCACTTTGGATCATTCACCGTGGCGTTCACTGACAGCGCGGGTCACGCGCGTTCGCTGGCGGCCGAGGCGGCAAAGCAGGGCACGAAACTTATCATCGCCTGCGGGGGTGATGGGACGATCTCGGAAGTCGCAAACGGAATCATCGAGTCAAACACTGAATCTCAATTGGGAATCTTGCCGGCAGGCACGGGCAGCGACTTTCGTCGCAGTATCGGCATTTCGAACAACGTCGCCGAGGCGTCACGCGCGCTCCGCAACGGCCGCGCCCACACGATTGATGCAGTGCGCGTGACGTTTATTAACGATGCCGGCGAGCGTGAGACACGCTACTCAATTAATGTCGGCAGCTTCGGCATGAGCACCGAAGTCCTGGATCGGGCGGCCAGTGGTGAGGCGAAGAAATGGGTGCCGGCGTTTACGCCGCGCAAAGTCACCAGCAAACTTTCGTACGCGGCGGCGACAGTTCAGACGACGCTGTCAGCTTCGCCTGCAGATGTCCTGGTAGAGATCGATGAAGCTGCGGAGCGCCGTCTGCGCGTGGCGGAATTCTGCGTCGCCAATGCCCGTTACTATGGCGGCGCGATGAAGATAGCTCCGGATGCAAAGCTCGATGACGGCTACTTCGACGTCATCACGATCGGCGATGCGAATTCCTTTCGTTTGCTCACGAATGCGCCGCGACTGTATCTCGGCGCCCACCTGCGCATGAGCGAGGTGACGCATGCACTCGCGAAGCAGGTGGTCGCCCGCCCGGCAAACAAAGAAAAAGAAGTACGCGTCGAATTGGATGGCGAGGTTGTCGGCCGGCTGCCATCAACTTTTCAAATCGTGCCGAAGGCATTGCGCGTTCGGTTTCCATAG
- a CDS encoding ester cyclase, which produces MTEQNTQEANKALIRRWFEEVWNKGRAEAISEMMSEECVSHGLSGDSDSPLRGATGFLPFHAQFREAFPHIEVVVEDVLAEGDKVAARCSVRGKHEGDSLGFKATESMVDFDGIGIGRVENGMFVEVWNNFDFAKMYRQLGR; this is translated from the coding sequence ATGACAGAACAAAACACTCAAGAGGCCAACAAAGCTCTCATCCGTCGGTGGTTCGAAGAGGTTTGGAACAAAGGCCGCGCCGAAGCAATCAGCGAAATGATGTCGGAAGAATGCGTGAGTCACGGTTTATCCGGAGACTCCGACAGCCCACTGCGCGGCGCGACCGGCTTCCTGCCTTTTCACGCGCAGTTTCGTGAAGCGTTTCCCCACATCGAAGTCGTCGTCGAAGACGTGCTGGCTGAAGGTGACAAAGTGGCCGCGCGCTGCTCGGTCAGAGGAAAGCACGAAGGCGACAGCCTCGGATTCAAAGCCACTGAGTCAATGGTCGACTTCGACGGCATCGGTATCGGGCGAGTCGAAAATGGGATGTTTGTCGAGGTCTGGAACAACTTTGATTTCGCGAAGATGTATAGGCAGCTAGGCCGGTGA